A genome region from Sphingomonas sp. BGYR3 includes the following:
- a CDS encoding TolC family protein, with protein sequence MMRGALVATLLALTPGAVWAQTMDPVAPPPPVAEPGRTGVLTLDAVLRSSATHAPAILEAMAKERAADGKALSARGAFDLLFEGDASSRLLGYYDGSYVEGQVTRPLQTNGGALYGAYRVSRGDFPEYYGDRFTNRLGEVKVGAVFSLMRDRWIDARRTGVGLADRDIDLARLDREMVAIGVQRRAIAAYQDWVAAGQRVAVYRDLLTLASERQQSIERQIQLGARPDILGTENRQNIVRRQSLLVRSQQQLEAAANALSFFLRDANGEPMVPLAEQLPREFPAFELPPLTRDLGRRVERPDLDAILVRLDQNEQRRRLAENDMRPRLDLKGELSKDVGPVGLGGDTKTPTEAIVGVKFSLPLERRAARGRIAEAQAEADALRRRRQLIEDQILVEVNGLAIQVQAAEKLAGLAADEAALATRMAEAERRRFTLGVSDFILVNLREEAAADAQLRRLDAQYARSAARAELVAATVDRDQLGL encoded by the coding sequence ATGATGCGCGGCGCGCTGGTCGCGACCCTGCTGGCGCTGACGCCGGGTGCCGTGTGGGCGCAGACCATGGATCCGGTTGCGCCGCCGCCGCCCGTGGCCGAGCCGGGCCGGACCGGCGTGCTGACGCTGGATGCGGTGCTGCGGTCATCGGCGACCCATGCGCCCGCGATCCTCGAGGCGATGGCCAAGGAACGGGCGGCGGACGGCAAGGCGCTGTCCGCGCGCGGGGCGTTCGACCTGTTGTTCGAAGGCGATGCGAGTTCGCGGCTGCTGGGCTATTATGACGGCAGCTATGTAGAAGGTCAGGTGACGCGCCCGCTGCAGACCAATGGCGGCGCGCTGTACGGCGCCTATCGCGTGTCGCGCGGGGATTTTCCCGAATATTATGGCGACCGATTCACCAACCGGCTGGGCGAGGTGAAGGTGGGCGCGGTATTTTCGCTGATGCGCGACCGGTGGATCGATGCGCGGCGCACCGGTGTCGGCCTGGCCGACCGCGATATCGACCTGGCCCGTCTGGACCGCGAGATGGTGGCGATCGGCGTGCAGCGCCGGGCCATCGCCGCCTATCAGGACTGGGTGGCGGCGGGGCAGCGCGTGGCCGTCTATCGCGACCTGCTGACCCTGGCGAGCGAGCGGCAGCAGTCGATCGAGCGGCAGATCCAGCTGGGCGCGCGGCCCGACATTCTGGGCACGGAAAACCGCCAGAACATCGTCCGGCGTCAGTCATTGCTGGTCCGGTCGCAACAGCAGCTGGAAGCGGCGGCCAATGCCCTGTCCTTTTTCCTGCGCGATGCCAATGGCGAGCCGATGGTGCCGCTGGCCGAACAATTGCCGCGCGAATTCCCAGCATTCGAGTTGCCGCCGCTGACCCGCGATCTGGGCCGGCGGGTGGAGCGGCCCGATCTGGACGCGATCCTGGTGCGGCTGGACCAGAATGAGCAGCGCCGCCGGCTGGCGGAAAACGACATGCGGCCGCGCCTGGACCTGAAGGGCGAATTGTCCAAGGATGTCGGGCCGGTCGGGCTGGGCGGCGATACCAAGACGCCGACCGAGGCGATTGTCGGGGTGAAGTTTTCGCTGCCGCTGGAACGGCGGGCCGCGCGCGGGCGGATTGCCGAGGCACAGGCCGAGGCCGATGCGCTGCGCCGTCGCCGCCAGTTGATCGAGGACCAGATCCTGGTGGAGGTCAACGGCCTGGCCATTCAGGTGCAGGCGGCGGAAAAGCTGGCCGGGCTGGCGGCGGACGAGGCGGCGCTGGCGACGCGCATGGCCGAGGCGGAGCGGCGGCGGTTCACGCTGGGCGTCAGCGATTTCATCCTGGTCAATCTGCGCGAGGAAGCGGCGGCGGACGCGCAGCTGCGCCGGCTGGATGCGCAATATGCCCGGTCGGCGGCGCGGGCCGAGCTGGTCGCGGCGACGGTGGACCGGGATCAGCTGGGCCTGTGA
- a CDS encoding efflux RND transporter periplasmic adaptor subunit: MPFRPEHIVHFRTLEQIRPPRATRALAWMIVIGITIVTVALFTVPWVQTSAGSGQIGALNPDDRLQEVTALVPGRVERWYVQDGQRVKRGDPIARIVDNDPDLLARLAAERAQVLAEIAAAEQAMAVAQLDVNRSRQLFSEGLAARRDYEATQIKVADHRAKLAESRAKLSRVDVTLNRQSAQLVRAPRDGRIQSINAAAGATLVSPGDPLATLAPEAPVRVVELMVDGRDVALIRPGRPVRLAFEGWPAIQFSGWPSIAQGMFDGRVRSVDPSAQINGLFRVLVEPMPGKPAWPDDDFVRLGAKARGWIQMETVSLGYELWRQLNDFPLEFRRPAIEGESKAGGMTSGPVEKKK; the protein is encoded by the coding sequence ATGCCCTTTCGGCCTGAACATATCGTGCATTTCCGGACGCTGGAGCAGATCCGACCGCCGCGCGCGACCCGGGCGCTGGCGTGGATGATCGTGATCGGCATCACCATCGTCACCGTCGCGCTGTTCACCGTGCCATGGGTGCAGACCAGTGCGGGGTCGGGCCAGATCGGCGCGCTGAACCCCGATGACCGGTTGCAGGAGGTGACCGCGCTGGTCCCCGGGCGGGTCGAACGATGGTACGTGCAGGACGGCCAGCGGGTGAAGCGCGGCGATCCGATTGCGCGGATCGTGGACAATGACCCCGACCTGCTGGCCCGGCTGGCCGCAGAGCGGGCGCAGGTGCTGGCCGAGATTGCGGCGGCGGAACAGGCGATGGCGGTCGCGCAGCTGGACGTGAACCGGTCGCGCCAGCTGTTCAGCGAGGGGCTGGCCGCGCGGCGCGATTATGAAGCGACGCAGATCAAGGTGGCGGACCACCGGGCCAAGCTGGCCGAATCGCGCGCGAAGCTGAGCCGGGTGGACGTGACGCTGAACCGGCAGTCGGCGCAGCTGGTGCGGGCGCCGCGCGACGGGCGCATCCAGTCGATCAATGCGGCCGCCGGCGCGACGCTGGTGAGCCCCGGCGATCCGCTGGCGACGCTGGCACCGGAGGCGCCGGTGCGGGTTGTCGAGTTGATGGTGGACGGGCGCGACGTGGCACTGATCCGGCCCGGCCGGCCGGTGCGGCTGGCGTTCGAGGGATGGCCCGCGATCCAGTTCAGCGGATGGCCATCGATTGCGCAGGGGATGTTCGACGGCCGTGTGCGATCGGTTGACCCGTCGGCGCAGATCAACGGCCTGTTCCGCGTGCTGGTGGAACCGATGCCGGGCAAGCCCGCATGGCCTGACGACGATTTCGTGCGGCTCGGCGCCAAGGCGCGCGGGTGGATTCAGATGGAGACGGTGTCGCTGGGCTATGAGCTGTGGCGTCAGCTGAACGATTTCCCGCTGGAGTTCCGCCGCCCCGCCATCGAGGGCGAGAGCAAGGCGGGCGGCATGACGTCCGGCCCGGTGGAGAAGAAGAAATGA
- a CDS encoding ABC transporter transmembrane domain-containing protein, protein MADQGQRVGVRAFLGWISLVMAPDGGFVRLALVYGIAISLLSLATPISVQLLINSVANIALPAPLFTLSAMLFLLLLIAGVLMAFRVHLMALFERRLFARITAEITLRAVHAQNPFFGDERRGDLFNRFFDMMTVQKAMPSLLIGGFTIVLQGAVGLIVTSFYHPFFLAFNMVLVLVLFLIWQVWASGAIRTAVGKSHAKHGAAHWLESVGGSNGFYKSSRHLAFAMDKSEAVTATYVDAHKRHFRYTFAQTLCLLFTWAAASATLLALGGWLIIQNQLSIGQLVAAELILSGVFYGIAQLGFYLESLYDLAAGLEELALFWAIPQEPEQRGTGRGPADGSIRFRGVQHHGVTLDFEVAAGKQLAVATPPGLDRTIAFLLRRHETAERGIVTVGGADIASFDMYRLRADIRVLDRPTIVEMSIRNYLTLSSAEDAMGIMDALDIVGLTERIGALPHGLDTHLSSSGWPLSVGETMALKLAAALLARPRVLMLSPLLDLLPVARVDAVLARMRESQTTVLQFTRRPEGLARDGHLWIGRREQLHCEGEGELIALARGEGGSHALSA, encoded by the coding sequence ATGGCGGATCAGGGTCAACGCGTCGGTGTTCGCGCCTTTCTGGGCTGGATCAGTCTGGTGATGGCACCGGACGGCGGGTTCGTGCGGCTGGCACTGGTTTATGGCATCGCGATCTCTCTTCTGTCGCTGGCGACGCCGATTTCGGTGCAGTTGCTGATCAATTCGGTGGCGAACATCGCGCTGCCCGCGCCGCTGTTCACCCTGTCGGCCATGCTGTTCCTGTTGCTGCTGATCGCGGGCGTGCTGATGGCGTTCCGGGTGCATCTGATGGCGTTGTTCGAGCGGCGGCTGTTCGCGCGGATCACGGCGGAAATCACGCTGCGCGCGGTGCACGCCCAGAACCCGTTTTTCGGGGATGAGCGGCGCGGCGACCTGTTCAACCGGTTCTTCGACATGATGACGGTGCAAAAGGCGATGCCCAGCCTGTTGATCGGCGGGTTCACCATCGTGTTGCAGGGGGCCGTGGGCCTGATCGTCACCAGTTTCTATCACCCGTTCTTTCTGGCGTTCAACATGGTGCTGGTGCTGGTCCTGTTCCTGATCTGGCAGGTCTGGGCATCGGGCGCGATCCGCACGGCGGTGGGCAAGAGCCACGCCAAGCACGGCGCGGCGCACTGGCTGGAAAGCGTGGGCGGATCCAACGGCTTCTACAAGTCGAGCCGGCACCTGGCGTTCGCCATGGACAAGTCGGAGGCGGTGACCGCCACCTATGTCGATGCGCACAAGCGGCATTTCCGGTATACCTTTGCGCAGACGCTGTGCCTGTTGTTCACCTGGGCCGCGGCCAGTGCGACGCTGCTGGCGCTGGGCGGGTGGCTGATCATCCAGAACCAGCTGTCGATCGGTCAGCTGGTGGCGGCCGAACTGATCCTGTCGGGCGTGTTCTATGGCATCGCGCAATTGGGTTTCTACCTGGAGTCGCTGTACGACCTGGCCGCGGGGCTGGAGGAGCTGGCGCTGTTCTGGGCCATTCCGCAGGAGCCGGAACAGCGGGGCACCGGGCGCGGCCCGGCCGATGGATCGATCCGCTTTCGGGGCGTGCAGCATCATGGCGTGACGCTGGATTTCGAAGTGGCGGCGGGCAAGCAGCTGGCGGTGGCGACGCCGCCGGGGCTGGACCGGACCATCGCGTTCCTGCTGCGCCGGCACGAAACGGCGGAGCGCGGCATCGTGACGGTCGGCGGCGCGGACATCGCATCGTTCGACATGTACCGCCTGCGCGCGGACATCCGCGTGCTGGACCGGCCGACCATCGTGGAAATGTCGATCCGCAACTACCTGACCCTGTCATCGGCGGAGGATGCGATGGGCATCATGGATGCGCTGGACATTGTCGGCCTGACCGAACGGATCGGCGCATTGCCCCATGGGCTGGACACGCATCTGTCCAGTTCGGGATGGCCGTTGTCGGTGGGCGAGACGATGGCGCTGAAGCTGGCCGCGGCGCTGCTGGCGCGGCCGCGCGTACTGATGCTGTCGCCGCTGCTCGACCTGTTGCCGGTTGCGCGGGTGGATGCGGTGCTGGCGCGGATGCGGGAATCGCAGACGACGGTGCTGCAATTCACTCGGCGGCCCGAGGGACTGGCCCGCGACGGGCATCTGTGGATCGGGCGGCGCGAACAGCTGCATTGCGAGGGCGAGGGCGAGCTGATCGCGCTGGCGCGTGGTGAGGGAGGCAGCCATGCCCTTTCGGCCTGA
- a CDS encoding dienelactone hydrolase family protein: MCDRDMAAQGPFDWAMNRRQFAALGAGAAIAACAPVAGDAGSAQAGGLSEGMVSFPTADGTLDAFFVRPASGRHAAVITWPDIAGVREAFRVMARRLAAQGHAVLVINPYYRDVPSDTFKDFAGFAAGGGFQKVGPWRGKLTPEAVMRDANAAIAWLDKQPSVDTRRGIGSHGYCMGGPFTVFTAAAQPGRVKAAVSLHGGGLVRADAPMSPHKILGKTDASYHIAVAQNDDAKAPGDKTAFKAAADAAGRPATVEVYAADHGWTVIDSPAYNQAEAERAWSVMSGLFKAL; encoded by the coding sequence ATGTGTGATCGGGACATGGCGGCGCAGGGGCCGTTCGACTGGGCGATGAACCGGCGGCAGTTCGCGGCGCTGGGCGCGGGGGCGGCGATTGCGGCCTGTGCCCCGGTGGCGGGCGATGCCGGTTCGGCGCAGGCGGGCGGGTTGAGCGAGGGCATGGTTTCCTTTCCCACCGCCGACGGCACGCTGGATGCGTTTTTCGTCCGCCCGGCATCGGGGCGTCACGCAGCCGTCATCACCTGGCCCGACATTGCCGGCGTGCGCGAGGCGTTTCGCGTGATGGCGCGGCGGCTGGCGGCGCAGGGCCATGCCGTGCTGGTCATCAACCCCTATTACCGCGACGTGCCGAGCGACACGTTCAAGGATTTTGCCGGTTTTGCGGCCGGTGGCGGATTCCAGAAGGTCGGCCCGTGGCGCGGCAAGCTGACCCCGGAGGCAGTGATGCGCGATGCCAATGCGGCGATTGCATGGCTGGACAAGCAGCCATCGGTCGACACGCGGCGCGGCATCGGCAGCCATGGATATTGCATGGGCGGGCCGTTCACCGTGTTTACCGCCGCCGCGCAGCCCGGGCGGGTGAAGGCGGCGGTATCGCTGCACGGCGGTGGGCTTGTCCGCGCCGATGCGCCGATGAGCCCGCACAAGATCCTGGGCAAGACGGACGCCAGCTATCACATCGCCGTTGCGCAGAATGACGATGCCAAGGCACCGGGCGACAAGACGGCGTTCAAGGCCGCCGCCGATGCCGCCGGCCGTCCGGCGACGGTCGAGGTCTATGCCGCCGACCATGGCTGGACCGTGATCGACAGCCCGGCCTATAACCAGGCCGAGGCCGAGCGTGCCTGGTCGGTGATGAGCGGCCTGTTCAAGGCGCTGTAA
- the uvrA gene encoding excinuclease ABC subunit UvrA — MSLSHISVRGAREHNLKGVDIDIPRDTLTVITGLSGSGKSSLAFDTIYAEGQRRYVESLSAYARQFLEMMQKPDVDHIEGLSPAISIEQKTTSRNPRSTVATVTEIYDYMRLLWARVGIPYSPATGLPIAAQTVSQMVDRVLALPEGTRLLLLAPVVRGRKGEYRKELAEWQRAGFTRVRIDGEQYPIEEAPALDKKYKHDIEVVVDRLVVRDDIATRLAESFETALKLAEGLAYVDLVDGVVPGREDEAADAGAMKGAGIPPNRIVFSEKFACPVSGFTIAEIEPRLFSFNAPQGACPACDGLGERQEFDADLVVPNGALSLKKGAIVPWAKSNPPSPYYMQVLASLAREFGFSLDTPWQDLPGEVQLIILHGTEGKPVTLTFIDGRKSYDVKKPFEGVIGNLNRRLLQTESAWMREELSKYQAAQPCETCHGARLKPEALAVKIAQQPISHATRLSVVDALAWFQSLPDALTDQQRQIAAPILKEILERLGFLNNVGLDYLNLDRTSGTLSGGESQRIRLASQIGSGLSGVLYVLDEPSIGLHQRDNDMLLATLRRLRDLGNTVLVVEHDEDAIRTADYVIDMGPGAGVHGGTIVAHGTLPELLATPGSVTADYLNGTRGIDVPKKRRKGNGKKLTVHNAVANNLKGVTASVPLGTFTCITGVSGSGKSSFTLDTLYAAAARTLNGARVPMGRHDRITGLEHLDKVIDIDQSPIGRTPRSNPATYTGAFTHIRDWFAGLPESQARGYKPGRFSFNVKGGRCEACQGDGVLKIEMHFLPDVYVTCDVCHGQRYNRETLEVKFKGKSIADVLDMTVEDAVEFFKAVPPIRERMAMLAEVGLGYIKVGQQATTLSGGEAQRVKLSKELARRSTGQTLYILDEPTTGLHFEDVRKLLEVLHALVEQGNSVVVIEHNLDVIKTADWIIDLGPEGGVKGGEIVATGTPEAVVKVEASFTGRYLKGLLG, encoded by the coding sequence ATGAGCCTTTCCCATATTTCCGTCCGCGGCGCGCGCGAGCATAATCTCAAGGGCGTGGACATCGACATTCCGCGCGACACGCTCACGGTCATCACCGGCCTGTCGGGCAGCGGCAAGTCCAGCCTCGCCTTCGACACCATCTATGCGGAGGGGCAGCGGCGCTATGTGGAATCGCTGTCCGCCTATGCGCGCCAGTTCCTTGAGATGATGCAGAAGCCCGATGTCGATCATATCGAGGGCCTGTCCCCCGCGATCAGCATCGAGCAGAAAACGACATCGCGGAACCCGCGCTCCACCGTTGCCACGGTGACGGAGATCTACGACTATATGCGCCTCCTCTGGGCGCGGGTCGGCATCCCTTATTCCCCCGCCACCGGCCTGCCCATCGCGGCACAGACGGTCAGCCAGATGGTCGACCGCGTGCTGGCCTTGCCAGAGGGGACGCGCCTCCTCCTCCTCGCCCCCGTCGTGCGCGGGCGAAAGGGCGAATATCGCAAGGAACTGGCCGAATGGCAGCGCGCCGGCTTCACCCGCGTCCGCATCGATGGCGAGCAATATCCGATCGAGGAAGCGCCCGCGCTCGACAAGAAGTACAAGCACGATATCGAGGTGGTGGTCGACCGCCTGGTCGTGCGTGACGACATCGCCACGCGGCTGGCCGAAAGCTTCGAGACCGCGCTGAAACTGGCCGAGGGGCTGGCCTATGTCGATCTGGTCGACGGCGTCGTGCCGGGCCGGGAGGATGAGGCCGCGGACGCAGGCGCGATGAAGGGCGCAGGGATTCCGCCCAACCGCATCGTGTTCAGCGAAAAATTCGCCTGCCCCGTCTCCGGCTTCACCATCGCGGAAATCGAACCCCGCCTGTTCAGCTTCAACGCACCGCAAGGCGCCTGCCCCGCGTGCGACGGCCTTGGCGAGCGGCAGGAATTCGACGCCGACCTCGTCGTCCCCAACGGCGCGCTCTCCCTAAAGAAAGGCGCGATCGTCCCCTGGGCCAAATCCAACCCGCCCAGCCCCTATTACATGCAGGTGCTGGCCAGCCTCGCCCGCGAATTCGGGTTCAGCCTCGACACCCCGTGGCAGGACCTGCCCGGAGAGGTTCAGCTCATCATCCTCCACGGCACCGAGGGCAAGCCGGTCACGCTCACCTTCATCGACGGCCGCAAGTCCTATGACGTGAAAAAGCCGTTCGAGGGCGTCATCGGCAACCTCAACCGCCGCCTCCTCCAAACCGAAAGCGCCTGGATGCGCGAGGAGCTGTCGAAATATCAGGCGGCTCAGCCGTGCGAGACGTGCCACGGCGCCCGCCTCAAGCCAGAGGCGCTGGCGGTCAAGATCGCGCAGCAGCCGATTTCCCACGCCACTCGCCTGTCGGTGGTCGACGCGCTCGCCTGGTTCCAGTCGCTGCCCGACGCCCTCACCGATCAGCAGCGGCAGATCGCGGCCCCCATCCTCAAGGAAATCCTGGAACGCCTCGGCTTCCTCAACAATGTCGGGCTGGATTACCTCAACCTCGATCGCACCAGCGGCACCCTGTCCGGCGGCGAGTCCCAGCGGATCCGCCTGGCCAGCCAGATCGGCTCCGGCCTGTCCGGCGTGCTCTATGTCCTCGACGAACCCAGCATCGGCCTGCATCAGCGGGATAACGACATGCTGCTCGCCACGCTGCGCCGCCTGCGCGATCTCGGCAACACCGTGCTGGTGGTGGAACATGACGAGGATGCGATCCGCACCGCCGATTATGTCATCGACATGGGGCCGGGCGCGGGCGTCCATGGCGGCACCATCGTCGCGCACGGCACCCTGCCCGAACTGCTCGCCACGCCGGGCAGCGTCACTGCCGACTATCTCAACGGCACGCGCGGCATCGACGTCCCGAAAAAGCGGCGCAAGGGCAACGGCAAGAAACTCACCGTCCACAATGCCGTCGCCAATAACCTGAAGGGCGTGACGGCCAGCGTGCCGCTCGGCACCTTCACCTGCATCACCGGCGTTTCCGGCTCCGGCAAGTCCAGCTTCACGCTCGACACCCTTTATGCCGCCGCCGCCCGCACGCTGAACGGCGCGCGCGTGCCCATGGGCCGGCACGACAGGATCACAGGGCTGGAGCATCTCGACAAGGTCATCGACATCGACCAGTCGCCCATCGGCCGCACGCCGCGCTCCAACCCCGCCACCTATACCGGCGCCTTCACCCATATCCGCGACTGGTTCGCCGGCCTGCCCGAAAGCCAGGCGCGCGGCTACAAACCCGGCCGGTTCAGCTTCAACGTCAAGGGCGGCCGGTGCGAGGCGTGCCAGGGCGACGGCGTGCTCAAGATCGAGATGCACTTCCTGCCCGACGTCTATGTCACCTGCGACGTCTGCCATGGCCAGCGGTACAACCGCGAAACGCTGGAGGTAAAGTTCAAGGGCAAGTCCATCGCCGACGTGCTCGACATGACGGTCGAGGACGCGGTGGAATTCTTCAAGGCCGTGCCCCCGATCCGCGAACGCATGGCCATGCTGGCCGAAGTGGGCCTTGGCTATATCAAGGTCGGGCAACAGGCCACAACCCTGTCCGGCGGCGAGGCACAGCGCGTGAAACTGTCAAAGGAACTCGCCCGCCGCTCCACCGGACAGACGCTCTACATCCTCGACGAACCGACCACCGGCCTGCATTTCGAAGATGTGCGAAAACTGCTGGAGGTGCTCCACGCCCTGGTCGAACAGGGCAACAGCGTCGTCGTGATCGAACACAATCTCGACGTCATCAAGACCGCGGACTGGATCATCGACCTCGGCCCGGAAGGCGGCGTGAAGGGCGGGGAGATTGTCGCGACGGGCACGCCGGAGGCGGTGGTGAAGGTGGAGGCGAGCTTTACCGGGCGGTATTTGAAGGGGTTGTTGGGGTAG
- a CDS encoding DUF4747 family protein, which produces MARKLKLEVGAINIRLHPHSDQRYRDLFQRLFEIKQVVNIRGDRSGLMTSLQRIRNDADYINGVITTFLEFDVDGKWLNTDTLEEASDNELQKINIPENLRPNSRPHLFQFDVKNHELIFEHYANGNRLTHNAALSFIKGLLNDKRIVQDFGDVKATIVQSKGSIDRIFSIPRITDIEIYIEKPNADIWGEGFEEQAEEHLDDKNARSMTISYKAEQGLGIVRDQDLSRLVGASIRNGRTIAKGYGKNGHEVVTTDSYPKVVQDKYDEEVMSQPQMFELLARRFRRG; this is translated from the coding sequence ATGGCAAGAAAGTTAAAACTCGAGGTTGGCGCCATCAACATCCGGCTCCACCCCCACAGTGACCAACGTTATCGCGATCTTTTCCAACGCCTTTTTGAGATTAAACAAGTAGTGAATATTAGAGGTGATCGCTCTGGTTTAATGACGTCACTGCAGAGAATCAGGAATGACGCTGACTACATAAATGGCGTTATCACAACATTCTTAGAATTTGATGTTGATGGTAAGTGGCTCAATACTGATACACTTGAAGAAGCGTCAGATAATGAGCTGCAAAAGATCAACATTCCTGAAAACCTTCGTCCAAACTCAAGACCTCATTTGTTTCAATTTGACGTAAAAAACCATGAATTAATCTTTGAGCACTACGCTAACGGCAATAGGCTTACACATAATGCCGCTCTTTCATTTATAAAGGGACTATTAAACGATAAGAGAATAGTTCAGGATTTTGGTGATGTCAAAGCGACTATAGTTCAGTCCAAGGGTAGTATAGATCGGATTTTTTCAATCCCTAGAATTACTGATATAGAGATTTACATTGAAAAGCCTAATGCAGATATTTGGGGTGAAGGTTTTGAGGAACAAGCAGAAGAACATCTTGATGATAAAAATGCCAGAAGCATGACGATTTCCTATAAGGCGGAACAAGGATTAGGTATCGTCCGAGATCAAGATCTTAGCCGATTAGTTGGAGCCAGCATTCGTAACGGCCGCACCATCGCCAAGGGATATGGGAAAAATGGTCATGAGGTTGTGACAACTGATAGTTATCCGAAAGTCGTTCAAGATAAGTATGACGAAGAAGTTATGAGTCAACCTCAGATGTTTGAGTTGCTAGCGCGCCGTTTTCGACGGGGATAG
- a CDS encoding PA2169 family four-helix-bundle protein, whose amino-acid sequence MADTSHDIRTLNSLITTTIDSVDGYTEAAKDAENSRYVQMFNSRASERRQAASALQAEVARLGGDPEDDGTALAGAHRMFLNLKSAVTGQNDAAIVNEVERGEDHIKAKFEDALKDNDLTPETRSAIGQAWTSVRAGHDEMRDLKHALQGK is encoded by the coding sequence ATGGCCGATACCAGCCACGATATCCGCACCCTCAATTCGCTGATCACCACCACGATCGACAGCGTCGACGGCTATACCGAAGCCGCGAAGGATGCGGAAAACAGCCGCTATGTTCAGATGTTCAACAGCCGCGCATCCGAACGGCGTCAGGCCGCGAGCGCGCTTCAGGCCGAAGTCGCCCGGCTGGGCGGCGATCCGGAGGATGACGGCACCGCCCTTGCCGGCGCGCACCGCATGTTCCTCAACCTGAAATCCGCCGTCACCGGCCAGAACGATGCCGCCATCGTGAACGAGGTCGAACGCGGCGAGGATCATATCAAGGCGAAGTTCGAGGACGCACTGAAGGACAACGACCTGACGCCCGAAACCCGCTCCGCCATCGGTCAGGCATGGACCTCGGTCCGCGCCGGCCATGACGAAATGCGCGACCTGAAGCACGCGCTTCAGGGCAAGTAA
- a CDS encoding cold-shock protein — translation MSITGTVKFFNSDKGYGFIAPDAGGNDAFVHITAVERAGMITLQQNQRLSYELEQDRRGKTSAVNLAAAD, via the coding sequence ATGAGCATCACCGGAACCGTCAAGTTCTTCAATTCGGACAAGGGCTATGGCTTCATCGCCCCCGACGCGGGCGGCAATGACGCATTCGTCCACATCACCGCCGTCGAACGCGCCGGGATGATCACGCTGCAGCAGAATCAGCGTCTGTCCTACGAACTGGAACAGGATCGTCGGGGCAAGACCAGCGCGGTCAATCTGGCCGCTGCGGACTGA
- a CDS encoding TIGR02300 family protein: MVKPEWGTKRTCPKCATRFYDLTKDEPVTCINCGSTWYPEPILKSKQPLPFEAAKGPVEKVETDSDLGADEDLDIADDDTDSPDDEVDLGGDDDLGVDTTDAEDEN, from the coding sequence ATGGTCAAGCCGGAATGGGGCACGAAGCGAACCTGCCCGAAATGCGCGACGCGCTTTTATGATCTGACCAAGGACGAGCCGGTCACCTGCATCAATTGCGGGTCGACCTGGTATCCCGAGCCGATCCTGAAATCCAAGCAGCCGCTGCCGTTCGAAGCGGCCAAGGGGCCGGTCGAGAAGGTCGAGACGGACAGCGATCTGGGTGCCGACGAGGATCTGGACATCGCGGACGACGATACCGATTCGCCTGATGACGAGGTGGATCTGGGCGGTGACGACGATCTGGGTGTCGATACCACCGACGCTGAAGACGAAAATTAA